Genomic segment of Candidatus Flexicrinis affinis:
TCTGGACCTGTTCGGCCGAGCGATTATAATGATCCGACATCTCACCGCGCAGCACGCCCCGACGAACACTTGCGTAGAGGCGTCAAATTACCGTTTACAGCGCACAGCCGTGTGTGTATAATGCTCGGCCTGTCGTGCTCGGCTTGTCTAGGGACCGTCACTCATGAAGGTATCAACGTCCATCAAGACCCGCTGCCCCAAGTGCCGCGTCATCAAGCGCCACGGCCGGGTCATGATTATTTGCTCGAATCCGAAACATAAGCAGCGGCAAGGGTAAGGTTTAGCTATGGCGCGTATCGAGGGTGTCGACCTTCCGCGGAATAAGCGGGTCGAAGTTGCACTCACCTACATTTTTGGAATTGGGCCGACCCGCAGCAAACAGATTCTGGCTGCGACCGGCGTGAATCCGGACACCCGTGTGCAGGACTTGACCGAAGCGGAAGTACAGTCGATGCGTGAGTTCATCACTGGCAGCTTCGTGGTCGAGGGCGACCTGCGCCGCACGGTGTTGTCGAACATCAAGCGTCTGCAGGAGATCGGGTCCTACCGCGGTCTCCGTCACCGCCGGATGCTGCCGGTACGCGGCCAGCGTACCCGGACCAATGCGCGCACCCGCCGTGGTGTCCGCAAGACGGTCCCGGGCCGTGGTCGCAAGAAGGGCGGCAAGAAGTAACCGGCGTTTGAGATAGGGCTGTGCGGCGGGTTCCCGTAGTGCGCGGCCTTTGTCTATCCGTTCTCATGTTGATGCGCCCTGGGACATGACAGGGCGCATCGTGGCGTAATACCCTTTCTGGAGGAAGTATGGCACGCGGTAAGCAGGGGGCCAGCAGCCGTAAGGCGACCAAGAAGGTCGTAAAGAATATCCCTTACGGTCAGGCTCACATCTTTGCCACATTCAACAACACGATCGTGTCGATGACCGATCAGTCCGGCAATGTCGTGGCCTGGGCGAGCGCTGGTACATCCGGCTTCACCGGCAGCCGCAAGAGCACGCCGTATGCGGCTCGGCTCGCGGCACAAGCCGCCGCCGATTCGGCCGCGGGTCACGGGATGAAGGAAGTCGACGTGTTCGTCAAGGGCCCCGGCCCGGGCCGCGAGTCGGCCATTCGCGCCATTCAGGCCAGCGGCTTGAAGGTGCGGTCGATCACCGACCAGACCCCGGTGCCGCATAACGGTGTACGTCCTCCGAAGAAGCGCCGCGTCTAGTCTGCTGCTGCTTCTGTTGGGATACGCATTTACCTGTTC
This window contains:
- the rpsM gene encoding 30S ribosomal protein S13, with translation MARIEGVDLPRNKRVEVALTYIFGIGPTRSKQILAATGVNPDTRVQDLTEAEVQSMREFITGSFVVEGDLRRTVLSNIKRLQEIGSYRGLRHRRMLPVRGQRTRTNARTRRGVRKTVPGRGRKKGGKK
- the rpsK gene encoding 30S ribosomal protein S11, producing the protein MARGKQGASSRKATKKVVKNIPYGQAHIFATFNNTIVSMTDQSGNVVAWASAGTSGFTGSRKSTPYAARLAAQAAADSAAGHGMKEVDVFVKGPGPGRESAIRAIQASGLKVRSITDQTPVPHNGVRPPKKRRV
- the rpmJ gene encoding 50S ribosomal protein L36; the protein is MKVSTSIKTRCPKCRVIKRHGRVMIICSNPKHKQRQG